The following coding sequences lie in one Phycicoccus duodecadis genomic window:
- the tmk gene encoding dTMP kinase, with amino-acid sequence MTGASGVFIAFEGGDGAGKSTQVRLLAEVLRARGREVLVTRQPGGTELGAAIRDLVLHGDHVSPRAEALLFAADKAHHVDLVIRPAVAAGQVVITDRYTDSAVAYQGAGRDLGADEVHDLQMWAVGDLVPDLTVVVDVPSGEGRRRRGEVHDRLESEADDFHDSVRQHFLAVARGNPHRYLVVDGTTPPDAVHAEVLARVEAMGVVEPAPRGLS; translated from the coding sequence GTGACCGGTGCGAGCGGGGTGTTCATCGCCTTCGAGGGCGGCGACGGCGCGGGCAAGTCCACCCAGGTGCGGCTCCTCGCCGAGGTCCTGCGCGCCCGGGGCCGTGAGGTGCTGGTCACCCGCCAGCCCGGCGGTACCGAGCTCGGCGCGGCCATCCGCGACCTCGTCCTGCACGGCGACCACGTCTCGCCCCGCGCCGAGGCGCTGCTCTTCGCCGCCGACAAGGCCCACCACGTCGACCTCGTCATCCGGCCGGCCGTCGCCGCCGGGCAGGTCGTCATCACCGACCGCTACACCGACTCCGCCGTCGCCTACCAGGGCGCCGGGCGCGACCTCGGCGCCGACGAGGTGCACGACCTGCAGATGTGGGCCGTCGGCGACCTCGTCCCCGACCTCACCGTCGTGGTCGACGTGCCGTCGGGCGAGGGGCGCCGCCGGCGGGGCGAGGTGCACGACCGGCTCGAGTCCGAGGCCGACGACTTCCACGACTCGGTGCGCCAGCACTTCCTCGCCGTGGCCCGGGGCAACCCCCACCGCTACCTCGTCGTCGACGGCACCACCCCGCCCGACGCCGTCCACGCCGAGGTCCTGGCGCGGGTCGAGGCGATGGGCGTCGTCGAGCCGGCCCCCCGGGGTCTGTCGTGA